Part of the Trypanosoma brucei gambiense DAL972 chromosome 8, complete sequence genome, GACGATCGAAAAGGGAACGCGTTATAAAAGGTGTTGCGAACCTTTGCAGGGAGTAGTTGTGAACTTCGGTTTTCACTTTGAGTCAATTAGTtcggcttttttttgtcgggTTGCCGTCACCCCTGTATGAGGGTGGTTGCAATATGAAGGTGGTAAAGATTTAGTGCATACGGCACTGCTCGGTACAAATTTCTTTCCACTATGTGCCTGTGTGTATGAATTGTGTTTTTTAAAAGCAATATGCACCTCTACGTTACTTTCATTTGGTTGCCCCCCTCCCAACTCTTTCCTCCCTGTACTGTTGTTCAGACACTTGCGAAACGCTTTCATTTGCCCATCCCCGCATTCACCCCCCCTTAGTCAAACATCTCGAACCTTTTGTGatcacctttcttttctttttttttccaatctACACTACCTGGCACCTTTAAAGAGTGGGGAAAGGGggcttttcttcccttctctctccTCCGGTGtcactttctccttttttttcttacgtTTGTTCCGTGCGAATCCCCTCGCACGTGGGGCGGACCGTTTGTCTGCTCATATCTTTATTCCTTTCCCCGCCGTCAGAGACGGTGAGCGCATGTGTCGGAACGTGGCGTGCCAACTTGCGTATGAATGTTTGGATGGGAATTTCTTCGGTAGAATAATGGAAGAGAATGTTCTAGAGGGAAGTGTGCACCCAAACACTACCTTCCGCTGAATATGAAGCGGAATGGGCTTATGTCGAAGAGGGCGAGAGTGTAGGGGTGAGTGAAAGCGAGAGTATTTTTCAATCAAACCATTTAGGAAAGCGGTGTGCGATTAAAAGTGCGATTGACTGAGGGAAAAAATGGGGGAGGGAATGGGGTTGAAGGATACATTAATAACAAGAGAACGCAAAGGATATCAAATGGGATGAATGGTGGAGGTTATACTTGTGAAGTCATCGAAACTgtgtggagaaaagaaaactgatAAGGAGAGGAAACGACAGAATCAGATGATACTGAATGCGAGAAGAGTGAAAAGGACAGGGGAACAAAGAGAAATGTGCGAGATTATCTCAAATTGGACTGAGATTACACGacagagaagaggaaaaagatagTTTTGGTTTTCAGTTGGCTCAAGGGGCATTGgcggaaacagaaacagaaactctTGTGGCTGTGGCTGCGGGTCCCGCTACAACTTCTGTCTCTTTCGGGGTACACCACTCCGTTTCCTCCAGTCAccttttgctttcatttAATAAAACAGTCAAACAGTGGAGGCCTTGTGTATCGTGTTTATTTGCGGCCAACATTGCTTCCATTACCGTGaaccctccttcctttccccttctactccctccctccctcccgtTGTCCGTTTTGTGTCTGTTCTTTCAATTTTACTGCAACCTGGGCTAACGTTACTATAATTTACCCAGTCCTACTCCCCGCACCCTGACTTTCCTCGCCTACCCATATAAGGCGTTTTTCGTtctctcccctcctcctttgcgTCTGTAGCTGCATCATCACTATATTTGTGTCCTCACGCTTGCCACCTTGTCCATTGTTACTTGTCACTTTTCTCCCCTAAACCACCAgtcgctgttttttttttgtttttgcggtGTAGTAATGAAACACAAAGATGCTCGCGGTGGTTCGACACCGTACTTTGCCATAACGAATAACAAGACAGGCGAAGTGTTGTTGGAGGTAGCGGGGCCGCTTCCACCCACCGCGGCGTCTCCTCCCCCCGTGGAAGAGGAGTGCTGTGGTCTTTTCAACGATGCCCTTATCTTCATAACAGAGGTTCAGACGAGGAGCTACGATTTGTTCGGTCGCATTGTGGCAAAACCGACTGAGTCCCATTCAACCTCCAGCGCCTCGGCGGGCGCCGCTAAACCGCGGGATCGCTTCATGGAGGCGATAATTCCCGAGGAGGCAACAAATTCAAGTGTAATAAATTCGGCGGAGTGGGAAGTTGATGGTGAGGATGACGGTGTTAATGGCGAATGCGACCAGTTTAGCACAAATAGCGGTGACGCCGGCACTGGGGTTGATGGTAACATCTTTGCAGTCGGCCCGCCGCCAAAAAGAGTGAAGAAGTGATTGAGTCTGCAGAAGCCTCTGAGGTAAGTGGTGAGTGACAtgcagattttttttttgtgaggtACGTACGCTGCAGATGCGCTGAGGACAATATCAtcgccttcttctttttggtaTGCGGAGGAGGGTCACTCAAGTTGAGGTTCATGCGAAGGGGAATGAAAATGTGTGCATGTGGAAACTTCTCTTTCTTGCTCATGCGTGTCTGTAAACTATTACAGCGATGACCGTACTCTTGCTGATTGCTCAGCAACGTCGGTAGTGGGCACCTTGTTCCTCTGATATCATCCGCTAGTTTGTGAATGTTGCGCAGTGTGCCCACCCGATGCGTCACTtagctcctctttttctatgCACGCCCTTGTACATTTTGGAAATGAAGGATGGTTAGTTTCCACCTGCACTTGGATGACTGAGGAGTATGTCCACACGGTTGTAGCGGGTACAATATCTGGCGCGGCTGGTGTATTGTTAGAGTACCCACTCGACACCATAAAGGTTCGGCTGCAAATGGGTGGTGGTCGTTACACCGGGTACTTCAATTGTGCATCGCGCATGATACAAGAGGAGGGTACACTTTCTTTGTACAGTGGAGTCTCCACACGCATTGTGGGCTCTGCCTTCGAGCACGCCGTTGTGTTCTCCTCGTATAAGTGGACGCTTAGAGCTGTCGGGACAGATGAACAGCATCCAAGAGTGTGGCAGATCGCACTTGGCGGAGTTGGTGGTGGGGCCATGTCTACTGTTTTGCTCACACCACTAGAACTTGTCAAGTGCCGTATGCAGGTGGCAAACGTGCAACCCGGTGCAAAGTGGCGAAACGGCAGCGTCGCCGACTGCGCTGCAAGTATTGTGCGTGAGGGTGGGCTAACGGCACTTTACAAAGGTGGGCTTGCGATGTTGGCAAGGGAAATCCCGGGAACGGCAGCATATTGCGGCACGTATGATAAACTGAAAGAGTTTCTCACACCAGAAGGGGGTTCAACCGCAAATTTGTCGATTTGGAGTTTAATGTTTGCCGGTGGATGTAGTGGTGTTGCCTTTTGGACCATATTTTTCCCTGCTGATGTGGCCAAGACGAGGATGCAAGTGGACCCCGCTTTCGCTAAAGTGGGATTCTTGGAGGCCCTTCGCCGCATATACATAGAAGGGGGCATGCGACTGCTCTACCGGGGCTGGACGGGCACAGCTGTGCGTGCATTTCCGTCTAATGCGCTAATATTTGCGGTGTTTGATTTAACCATGTACGCCCTCACCAGGGATTAGTGCGCCTAAGGGGAAGGAGACATTACCAGCGCCACTTGCTGGGCTGGCTCCTGCAAAGGCGAAGATGCGTGAGTTAACTTTTCTGCATCGCCAATCGATGTGGCCCATGTAAACTTTGTCGTGACCCACATTCAGTGgcacacctttctttttccatttccattcCCTTGCGACACCACGAACGGGGGCCGTGAATCGTCGAATGGCAGAATATTGTGGCCCTTTTCGATTTGTCCGTGGAGTGTTGAGACGCCTACTCGTACTTTATGGTCTGCAGTATCATtgctgcgtttttttttcttcatccgTGCACTCGTGGTCCCCTGTCAAATTACACTTCTATGCCCACTCTTGTTTGTTCTCGCATTATATTCCCACAAAATGAATACTGAAGCAACAGCCACGTTAACAACTGGTGAGCACtaaaactctttttttccccccttgcgACCCGTATGGAGCATGAGAGGGGGAGTGGGCTCACTTTGGCGCcgatgaagaagaagcgaggtcaacaccaacaacatgCCATACCAGGTAGTCAGAAACGTGTAACTGGCACTCGCATCAAAAGAGGCCTCGATGAATTGTACAATCTGGATGCGGTGCCTCAGCAACAATCACAGGAGAGTCAACCTTCGCCTGGGCGAGTAAGCAAATGTAACGacaggggaaaggggaaaagctCCAAGGCCTCCTCTACAGCCGGAAATCCTTTGATGCGAAGTGCGGTACAAGGGATATCTTCAAATGGTGAAAAGGCTGCTGTATCGGTGGCACAGAGGAAGGAAGATGACGGACCCATTGTGGCAACTGCAATTATAAAAATGGCTGATACTTCTGAGTACTGTGGAAGTTCACCTCCCACCGTATTTGGCTACAATTGGGAAGAGTGGAAAAGTGTCAAACAACACCTGTTCAACCCAACGGAGACGGCTGGTTCGGCGGCGGCGCGGCGCAAGGCACTCGACCACATTGAGCTTGTGTGGAAGGCTCGCGCCCGTGAGGGTCGACCACTTCCTTCCTATGTGGAATCAACAGCAATGTTATTGGAAGCTGTTTCACTTGATGAGAGCAACAAGATGTCATCAATAGCAATTACAGCACTCTACGGTGCCGTGATATCTCGAGCTGTCCACGTAATGACGGGTGAATTCGCGCGAGGCGCAGACGACACGTATCGAAAGAGAGCTCAGGCGATTGGCTTCCCTGAAGAAGCGGTGGAAGTACGTCAACGTGTGTCACACGGTGCTTTACCGTTATTAACGGAGTTACGCTGGGTTTGTGGATTGGTGTTGCAGTTCCTGTTTCATAACTACTGGTTAGAACAGGAACGGCATTTGCACTGTATGgaacaagaggaaaaggaggcagaggtggaggtggagaaagtgaacaaaaatacaaggGACGCACATAAAGTTGTATCCAACCACGCAACAGTGGAGGAGATGCGTTGGCTTCTTGATGCGCTTAGCGATGATTGTGAGGAAGACGAAGATACTCCGGGTGGAGATTCGTGTGAAGAATGTACTAACGACGGTTTTCATGATGCTGATACAATCCGTGTAGGTGATTGGACGCTCTCTTAGTTGAATAGTTGAATCTAACCGGAGACATGACGCACTGTGTGGGGTTTATATTTCGTTTAAGCGCTCCTTCACTGTGCAGCACCGAACAcacggtggaa contains:
- a CDS encoding mitochondrial carnitine/acylcarnitine carrier protein, which encodes MHALVHFGNEGWLVSTCTWMTEEYVHTVVAGTISGAAGVLLEYPLDTIKVRLQMGGGRYTGYFNCASRMIQEEGTLSLYSGVSTRIVGSAFEHAVVFSSYKWTLRAVGTDEQHPRVWQIALGGVGGGAMSTVLLTPLELVKCRMQVANVQPGAKWRNGSVADCAASIVREGGLTALYKGGLAMLAREIPGTAAYCGTYDKLKEFLTPEGGSTANLSIWSLMFAGGCSGVAFWTIFFPADVAKTRMQVDPAFAKVGFLEALRRIYIEGGMRLLYRGWTGTAVRAFPSNALIFAVFDLTMYALTRD